A single genomic interval of Takifugu flavidus isolate HTHZ2018 chromosome 19, ASM371156v2, whole genome shotgun sequence harbors:
- the LOC130515923 gene encoding A-kinase anchor protein 7-like isoform X4 — protein MLLGRVPSSPIKCVQLFGLQRCLSHSEASPRWHSEFISHFLKPSAHRTSFKTRFCRSPLTVSDMQTDSFSCGRKSPAVVRDEMDGGGETEGREVKEVPDQLETIGMELQQAEGVIGQSTASVSSSESTQEKRKRKIRDGGRRVDREEDAKKKKKQSQRPNYFISIPITNTQISSAVFSVQELLLQHDPRLAKAMIPIPTLHITLLVTHLATQEEVDLAASVLAQVEPSLVELLGGRDLVLPFSGISHFRKEVVFVGLAPGQHRHTLDTVAELLQSHFEEQGLLQRGTRGFEPHLTIMKLSRASNLRSQGVRRVDPALYSNYTNKFFGDQTVERLDLCSMLKKKQPDGYYYTETSLQLG, from the exons ATGCTCCTCGGTCGTGTTCCGTCGAGCCCCATCAAATGCGTCCAACTTTTTGGCTTGCAAAGGTGTCTTTCTCACAGTGAAGCATCGCCTCGGTGGCATTCCGAATTTATTTCCCATTTCCTTAAGCCGTCTGCACACCGGACCTCATTTAAG ACGCGCTTCTGCCGGTCTCCGCTTACAGTTTCCGATATGCAgacagacagtttctcctgtgGCAGAAAGAGCCCTGCTGTTGTTAGAGATGAAATGGATGGCGGTGGAGagacagaagggagggaggTGAAAGAGGTCCCAGACCAGCTGGAGACGATCGGAATGGAACTCCAACAAGCAGAAGGTGTTATTGGACAATCCACAGCATCAG TCTCCAGTTCAGAATCAACCCAGGAGAAGAGAAAGCGGAAGATAAGAGACGGTGGAAGACGAGTGGACAGGGAAGAGGacgcaaagaaaaagaagaaacaaagccaGCGGCCCAACTATTTCATCTCCATCCCCATCACTAACAcacag ATCAGTTCGGCGGTGTTCAgcgtccaggagctgctgctccagcacgATCCCCGACTCGCTAAAGCCATGATTCCCATCCCAACGCTCCACATCACTCTTTTAGTCACTCACCTCGCCACCCAGGAGGAAGTAGATCT GGCGGCGTCCGTGTTGGCTCAGGTTGAGCCGTCATTGGTTGAGCTGCTGGGTGGGCGGGACCTTGTGCTGCCCTTCTCTGGGATCAGTCATTTCAGGAAGGAGGTGGTGTTTGTCGGGCTGGCCCCTggacagcacagacacacactggacACTGTGGCAG AGTTGTTACAGAGTCATTTTGAGGAGCAGGGTCTGCTGCAGAGAGGCACTCGTGGGTTCGAACCTCACCTGACCATCATGAAGCTATCCAGAGCGTCAAACCTACGATCTCAG GGCGTCAGACGAGTGGATCCAGCTCTCTACTCTAACTACACCAACAA GTTTTTTGGAGATCAGACCGTTGAGCGCCTGGATCTTTGCTCCATGTTGAAGAAGAAGCAGCCGGATGGATATTACTACACTGAGACGTCACTCCAACTGGGTTAG